One stretch of Arachis hypogaea cultivar Tifrunner chromosome 20, arahy.Tifrunner.gnm2.J5K5, whole genome shotgun sequence DNA includes these proteins:
- the LOC112783818 gene encoding inactive protein kinase SELMODRAFT_444075-like codes for MLIGFCIEDKRRLLVYEYICNGSLDSHLYGRQREPLEWAARQKIAIGAARGLRYLHEECRVGCIIHRDMRPNNILITHDFEPLVGDFGLARWQPDGDTGVEIRVIGTFRYLAPEYAQSGQITEKADVYSFGVVLVELVTGRKAVDLTRPKGQQCLTEWARPLLEEYAIEELIDPRLGNQYLENEVYCMLHAASLCIRRDPHSRPRMSQVLRILDGDMVMDTSYISTPSYDVGNRSGRLWSEPLQRQHHYRGPLLEESLESFSGKLSLDK; via the exons ATGCTGATTGGATTCTGTATAGAGGATAAGAGAAGGCTACTAGTTTACGAGTACATATGCAATGGATCATTGGATTCACATTTATATG GGAGACAGCGAGAACCATTAGAATGGGCTGCACGGCAAAAAATTGCCATTGGAGCTGCTCGTGGGTTACGATATCTTCATGAAGAGTGTAGAGTGGGATGCATTATCCACCGTGACATGCGGCCTAACAACATTCTCATAACTCATGATTTTGAACCACTG GTTGGTGATTTTGGATTGGCGAGGTGGCAACCTGATGGAGACACGGGTGTGGAAATCCGAGTAATTGGAACATTCCG GTATTTGGCTCCTGAATATGCTCAAAGCGGCCAAATAACTGAGAAAGCTGATGTTTATTCATTTGGGGTGGTATTGGTGGAGCTTGTTACAGGGAGAAAAGCTGTGGATCTCACGCGGCCTAAGGGACAGCAGTGTCTTACTGAGTGG GCACGACCTCTGTTGGAAGAATATGCCATTGAGGAACTGATTGATCCAAGGCTGGGGAACCAATACTTAGAAAATGAGGTATATTGCATGTTGCATGCTGCATCATTATGCATACGGCGAGATCCTCATTCTAGACCACGCATGTCACAG GTTCTTCGTATACTGGACGGCGACATGGTCATGGACACAAGTTACATTTCAACTCCAAGTTATGATGTGGGAAACCGGAGTGGCCGACTCTGGTCGGAGCCGCTGCAGAGGCAGCACCATTACAGGGGTCCTCTGTTAGAGGAGTCACTTGAATCATTCAGTGGGAAGCTATCTCTTGACAAATAG